In a single window of the Streptomyces sp. NBC_00353 genome:
- the hydA gene encoding dihydropyrimidinase has translation MSRTVIHGGLVITASDELHADVLIEGGRIAALAAHGTDAAESWTADRTIDATGKYVIPGGVDAHTHMEMPFGGTYAADTFETGTRAAAWGGTTTIIDFAIQSVGRAVREGLDAWYAKADGNCAIDYSFHMILSDVNESTLGEMDLLVSEGVTSFKLFMAYPGVFYSDDGQILRAMQRAAGNGGLIMMHAENGIAIDVLVEQALAAGRTDPRYHGDVRKVALEAEATHRAIQLARVAGSPLYVVHVSADEAVAELAAARHKGLPVFGETCPQYLFLSTDNLAEPDFEGAKYVCSTPLRPKEHQEALWRGLRNNELQVVSTDHCPFCFSGQKEMGRGDFSKIPNGMPGVENRMDLLHQAVVEGRISRRRWIEIACASPARMFGLYPKKGTIAPGADADVVIYDPHAEQTLSAETHHMNVDYSAYEGKQLTGQVDTVLSRGEVVIDQRKFTGRAGHGMYTPRATSQYLD, from the coding sequence ATGAGCCGCACCGTCATCCACGGCGGCCTCGTCATCACCGCGTCCGACGAACTCCATGCGGACGTACTCATCGAGGGCGGCCGCATCGCCGCACTCGCCGCGCACGGCACCGACGCGGCCGAGAGCTGGACCGCCGACCGGACCATCGACGCCACCGGCAAGTACGTCATCCCCGGCGGCGTCGACGCGCATACGCACATGGAGATGCCGTTCGGCGGCACCTACGCCGCCGACACCTTCGAGACCGGGACCAGGGCGGCCGCCTGGGGCGGCACCACCACGATAATCGACTTCGCCATCCAGTCCGTGGGGCGCGCGGTCCGTGAGGGGCTCGACGCCTGGTACGCGAAGGCCGACGGCAACTGCGCGATCGACTACTCCTTCCACATGATCCTCTCCGACGTGAACGAGTCCACGCTGGGGGAGATGGACCTGCTGGTCTCGGAGGGCGTCACCTCCTTCAAGCTGTTCATGGCCTACCCCGGTGTCTTCTACAGCGACGACGGCCAGATCCTGCGGGCCATGCAACGGGCCGCCGGCAACGGCGGGCTGATCATGATGCATGCCGAGAACGGCATCGCGATCGACGTCCTCGTCGAGCAGGCGCTGGCCGCGGGCCGCACCGACCCGCGCTACCACGGCGACGTCCGCAAGGTGGCGCTGGAGGCCGAGGCCACCCACCGCGCCATCCAGCTCGCCCGCGTCGCCGGATCCCCGCTGTACGTCGTGCATGTCTCCGCCGACGAGGCCGTCGCCGAACTGGCGGCCGCCCGCCACAAGGGACTTCCGGTCTTCGGCGAGACGTGCCCGCAATACCTCTTCCTCTCCACCGACAACCTCGCCGAGCCGGACTTCGAGGGCGCCAAGTACGTCTGCTCCACCCCGTTGCGGCCCAAGGAACACCAGGAGGCGCTCTGGCGGGGCCTGCGGAACAACGAACTCCAGGTCGTCTCCACCGACCACTGCCCGTTCTGCTTCTCCGGTCAGAAGGAGATGGGCCGCGGCGACTTCTCGAAGATCCCGAACGGGATGCCCGGTGTGGAGAACCGGATGGACCTGCTGCATCAGGCGGTCGTGGAAGGCCGGATCTCCCGCCGCCGCTGGATCGAGATCGCCTGCGCCTCCCCGGCCCGGATGTTCGGTCTCTACCCGAAGAAGGGCACCATCGCCCCCGGCGCCGACGCCGATGTCGTCATCTACGACCCGCACGCCGAGCAGACTCTCTCCGCGGAGACCCATCACATGAACGTCGACTACTCGGCGTACGAGGGGAAGCAGCTCACCGGGCAGGTCGACACCGTCCTCTCGCGCGGCGAAGTCGTCATCGACCAGCGGAAGTTCACGGGTCGTGCCGGCCACGGCATGTACACCCCGCGCGCCACCAGCCAGTACCTGGACTAG
- a CDS encoding aspartate aminotransferase family protein: protein MNSLHHRHLAVSPDWLALYYRHPLELTHGEGRHVWDADGNRYLDFFGGILTTMTAHALPEVTKAVSEQAGRLIHSSTLYLNRPMVELAERIATLSGIPDARVFFTTSGTEANDTALLLATTYRSSNQILAMRNSYHGRSFSAVSITGNKAWSPTSLSPLQTLYVHGGVRTRGPYAELSDAQFIKACVADLEDLLGHTRGAAALIAEPIQGVGGFTSPPDGLFAAFREVLSRHGILWISDEVQTGWGRTGEHFWGWQAHDRNGPPDMLTFAKGIGNGMSIGGVVARADVMNCLDANSISTFGGSPVTMAAGLANLSYLLEHDLQRNARRVGGLLIERLRAIGAGVECVREVRGRGLMIGIELVKPGTDEAHPDAATAVLEAAREGGLLIGKGGGHNTSVLRIAPPLSLSIAEAEEGARILADALHAVG from the coding sequence GTGAACAGCCTGCACCACCGCCATCTCGCCGTCAGCCCCGATTGGCTCGCGCTCTACTACCGGCACCCCCTGGAGCTCACCCACGGCGAGGGCCGCCATGTCTGGGACGCGGACGGCAACCGCTACCTCGACTTCTTCGGCGGCATCCTCACCACGATGACCGCACACGCCCTGCCCGAAGTTACCAAGGCGGTCAGTGAGCAGGCCGGGCGGTTGATCCACTCCTCGACGCTCTACCTCAACCGGCCGATGGTCGAACTCGCCGAGCGCATCGCCACGCTCTCCGGCATCCCGGACGCCCGGGTCTTCTTCACCACCTCCGGCACCGAGGCCAACGACACGGCCCTGCTGCTCGCCACCACGTACCGCAGCTCGAACCAGATCCTGGCGATGCGCAACAGCTACCACGGCAGGTCGTTCTCGGCCGTCTCCATCACCGGTAACAAGGCCTGGTCGCCCACGAGTCTGTCCCCGTTGCAGACGCTGTACGTCCACGGCGGCGTCCGCACCCGGGGGCCGTACGCGGAACTCAGCGACGCACAGTTCATCAAGGCGTGCGTGGCCGATCTGGAGGATCTGCTCGGGCACACCCGTGGTGCCGCCGCGCTGATCGCCGAACCCATCCAGGGCGTCGGTGGATTCACCTCCCCGCCCGACGGCCTGTTCGCGGCGTTCCGTGAAGTGCTCAGCCGGCACGGCATCCTGTGGATCTCCGATGAGGTGCAGACCGGCTGGGGCCGTACCGGCGAACACTTCTGGGGCTGGCAGGCGCACGACCGGAACGGCCCGCCGGACATGCTCACCTTCGCCAAGGGCATCGGCAACGGCATGTCGATCGGCGGTGTCGTGGCCCGCGCCGACGTCATGAACTGCCTGGACGCCAACTCCATTTCGACGTTCGGCGGCTCGCCGGTCACCATGGCGGCAGGCCTGGCGAACCTCTCGTACCTTCTGGAACACGACCTCCAGCGCAATGCGCGACGCGTCGGCGGACTGCTCATCGAGCGGCTGCGGGCGATCGGCGCCGGAGTGGAGTGCGTACGCGAAGTGCGCGGCCGGGGCCTGATGATCGGCATCGAACTGGTGAAGCCCGGAACCGACGAGGCCCACCCGGACGCGGCGACCGCCGTACTCGAAGCGGCCCGCGAGGGCGGGCTGCTCATCGGCAAGGGCGGCGGGCACAACACCAGCGTGCTGCGGATCGCCCCGCCGCTGTCGCTGTCCATCGCCGAGGCGGAGGAGGGGGCGAGGATCCTTGCCGACGCGTTGCACGCGGTGGGGTGA
- a CDS encoding nitrilase-related carbon-nitrogen hydrolase, with the protein MSHVVRAALVQATWTGDTESMIAKHEEHAREAARQGAKIIGFQEVFNAPYFCQVQEPEHYRWAEAVPDGPTVRRMQELARETGMVIVVPVFEIEQSGFYFNTAAVIDADGSYLGKYRKHHIPQVKGFWEKYYFKPGNAGWPVFDTAVGKVGVYICYDRHFPEGWRQLGLNGAQLVYNPSATSRGLSSYLWQLEQPASAVANEYFIAAINRVGQEEYGDNDFYGTSYFVDPRGQFVGEVASDKQEELLVRDLDFGLIEEVRRQWAFYRDRRPDAYEGLVEP; encoded by the coding sequence ATGTCCCACGTCGTACGCGCCGCACTCGTCCAGGCGACCTGGACCGGCGACACCGAATCCATGATCGCCAAGCATGAGGAGCATGCTCGCGAGGCCGCCCGGCAGGGGGCGAAGATCATCGGCTTCCAGGAGGTGTTCAACGCCCCCTACTTCTGCCAGGTCCAGGAGCCCGAGCACTACCGCTGGGCCGAGGCCGTCCCGGACGGGCCGACCGTCCGGCGGATGCAGGAGCTCGCCCGTGAGACGGGCATGGTGATCGTCGTGCCGGTCTTCGAGATCGAGCAGTCCGGCTTCTATTTCAACACCGCCGCCGTGATCGATGCCGACGGCTCGTACCTCGGCAAGTACCGCAAGCACCACATCCCGCAGGTCAAGGGGTTCTGGGAGAAGTACTACTTCAAGCCCGGAAACGCCGGCTGGCCGGTCTTCGACACCGCCGTCGGCAAGGTCGGCGTCTATATCTGCTACGACCGCCACTTCCCCGAAGGCTGGCGTCAACTCGGTCTCAACGGAGCCCAGTTGGTGTACAACCCGTCAGCCACCTCGCGAGGCCTGTCCAGCTACCTCTGGCAGCTGGAACAACCGGCGTCCGCCGTCGCCAACGAATACTTCATCGCCGCGATCAACCGCGTCGGTCAGGAGGAGTACGGCGACAACGACTTCTACGGAACCAGCTACTTCGTGGACCCGCGCGGCCAGTTCGTCGGGGAGGTTGCCAGCGACAAGCAGGAGGAACTCCTGGTCCGCGACCTCGACTTCGGTCTCATCGAGGAGGTGCGCCGGCAGTGGGCGTTCTACCGGGACCGCCGCCCCGACGCGTACGAAGGACTGGTGGAGCCGTGA
- a CDS encoding PPOX class F420-dependent oxidoreductase: MTSRTLQDFARSAYVSLTTYRKDGTAVATPVWAAADGDELFVWTRADSWKVKRLRNDSRVAVTVCDVRGRIAEGAPSAEGTARLLDEAGTRAVRQLLARKYTWKFWLVDWPATVVRLGKRPHIGIAVTF; this comes from the coding sequence GTGACTTCCCGGACCTTGCAGGACTTCGCCCGCAGCGCGTACGTCAGCCTGACCACGTACCGGAAGGACGGCACCGCCGTTGCCACGCCCGTGTGGGCGGCGGCCGACGGCGACGAGCTGTTCGTCTGGACCCGCGCCGACTCGTGGAAGGTGAAACGGCTGCGCAACGACAGCCGGGTCGCCGTCACCGTCTGCGACGTGCGCGGCCGGATCGCGGAGGGGGCGCCGAGCGCCGAGGGAACGGCGCGGCTGCTCGACGAGGCGGGGACGCGCGCGGTGCGCCAGCTGCTGGCCCGCAAGTACACCTGGAAGTTCTGGCTGGTCGACTGGCCGGCGACCGTTGTCCGGCTCGGCAAGCGCCCGCACATCGGGATCGCCGTCACCTTCTGA
- a CDS encoding helix-turn-helix domain-containing protein — protein sequence MVRTPLTPEERLRGERLGRLLREARGARSMVEIAASAGISAETLRKIETGRAPTPAFFTVAALAGALGLSMDELLIRCAPEPDVAVPLAG from the coding sequence ATGGTACGAACGCCCCTGACCCCGGAAGAACGCCTGCGCGGCGAACGGCTCGGCCGACTGCTCCGCGAGGCGCGAGGCGCCCGCAGCATGGTCGAGATCGCCGCGAGCGCCGGCATCTCCGCGGAGACGCTGCGCAAGATCGAGACGGGACGCGCCCCGACCCCTGCGTTCTTCACGGTCGCGGCACTGGCCGGGGCGCTCGGCCTCTCCATGGACGAGCTGCTGATCCGCTGCGCCCCGGAACCGGACGTGGCCGTCCCGCTGGCCGGCTGA
- the map gene encoding type I methionyl aminopeptidase — protein sequence MVELKTDTSIEAMREAGRVVAQLLAAVRKAAAVGVSLRELDAVAREVLREAGAGSPFLNYKPHFAPTPFPGVICASVNDAIVHGIPADQRLRDGDLVSIDAGATLGGWVGDSAISFTVGRARPADTRLIDTAFEALEAGIAAAVVGNRIGDIAHAIGTVCRTAGYGIPEGFGGHGVGRSMHEDPGVPNEGRPGRGMPLRHGMVLAIEPMLIGSGRDAFHPDRDGWTLRTSDGSRAAHAEHTVAITDAGPRILTAL from the coding sequence ATGGTTGAGCTCAAGACGGATACATCCATAGAGGCGATGCGCGAGGCGGGCCGGGTCGTGGCCCAGTTGCTGGCGGCCGTACGGAAGGCGGCGGCGGTCGGTGTGTCACTGCGCGAGCTCGACGCGGTGGCGCGCGAAGTGCTGCGCGAGGCGGGTGCCGGGTCGCCGTTCCTGAACTACAAGCCGCATTTCGCGCCCACCCCGTTCCCCGGTGTGATCTGCGCGTCCGTCAACGACGCGATCGTGCACGGCATCCCGGCCGACCAGCGGCTGCGCGACGGCGATCTGGTGAGCATCGACGCGGGCGCGACGCTCGGCGGCTGGGTCGGCGACTCGGCGATCAGCTTCACCGTCGGCCGTGCCCGGCCCGCCGACACCCGGCTGATCGACACGGCCTTCGAGGCGCTGGAGGCGGGGATCGCGGCGGCGGTCGTCGGCAACCGGATCGGCGACATCGCGCATGCGATCGGCACGGTCTGCCGGACGGCCGGATACGGCATCCCGGAAGGCTTCGGCGGCCATGGTGTGGGCCGGTCCATGCACGAGGACCCGGGCGTCCCCAACGAGGGACGACCGGGTCGCGGCATGCCGCTGCGGCACGGGATGGTGCTGGCGATCGAGCCGATGCTGATCGGCAGCGGCCGGGACGCGTTCCACCCCGACCGGGACGGCTGGACGCTGCGCACGTCCGACGGCAGCCGGGCGGCGCACGCCGAGCACACGGTGGCGATCACGGATGCGGGACCCCGCATCCTCACCGCGCTCTGA